The Aphis gossypii isolate Hap1 chromosome 3, ASM2018417v2, whole genome shotgun sequence genome includes a region encoding these proteins:
- the LOC114132303 gene encoding voltage-dependent calcium channel subunit alpha-2/delta-3 isoform X4, with protein MKSAKVLVALFLYGCFMVRECIQHDNNEPVKTALLQTWAEKLYFELWNCGEYITNRKSLQTKYNKESKLEARNGQILVANISSVIKSMMDKKQQSLKRILESVEQVAVSAHDDEPPGNDYKIRNSKPKKATPDTNILLNDLKENSHFYNTPVNTTYSSVHIPTYVYDRATEVIKAIKWSENLDATFKKNYETDPRLSWQYFGSTTGFMRQFPAMQWPEEPEDLYDCRMRPWYVEAAASPKDILILVDNSGSMMGQSKIIARHVINTLLDTLSVNDYVNVLVFSNVTNEVVPCFKGLLVQATLANIRELKLGVENIADPNNISDFSEALTRAFDTLETYRERNMGAMCNQAIMLVTDGVPENFYELFKSHNWKNGTMGMPVRVFTYLISRELPEIRDMQWMACANHGYFVHLSTVEEVREQVVHYLPVMARPLVLHQSHHPVIWTPLYADVTDPKMTDYLWEKEECHQQYNDTISYKKTKDKFFYPKNIAKREQDRKRKELDQNVNVNRQKKHNLITSLAMPAFDKKTEMTKVAHLLGVVGTDVPEADLREAMSPHILGVNNYAFIVTNNGFIVTHPDLRPVFGDILKPNYNSIDVTEVELVESDNNARVFDRSILTLRDYIINQTTGDREITVKYHYDNIRRATTAERHYYYSIVEGTPFTVVVALQEKHFGYRVKIPERFQTLNTTRTTLLDLFKDDEWRIHPDWLYCRYAYDDGDNTSFKTPEDELKHFLKRISKTDNSWNKWPPPRFYSESYDSNGSILPEEKFDCKCYCDKELMLSLIYDANMTKGIFTEAKNDTDKKKNPAAVLMSLLPRTEFEKRFGVTLAFVATHSGLTRWMDYEDKPKTSYNSDNHENQQPHFIDENVYSIEEVWYRRAVEYNMVNDESYVYSVPFENENIKSTLVTASQAVFVTSKENKKKGAAAVVGYQFRHSALQELFSNITKQCYSETGCTPAKDTCQSLERDCYILDNNGYIIASENPMDTGKFFGKVKGPIMNMMVEEKIYKKITIFDYQGVCFKRENEDDSNSSSFLYTPIHHMKQLIGWLIGRVLWLAAHSNFQWMVSQAQAIFEDVPDYQEDEESNYSSDTISTFKIEGEKALKYVKINRTRPKSCDRVVDLFTLTSKIPEKVERKSMCARPYELRKIMNTNLILLVVNGRCPESSKSENFDTLPEEVMYDEFNNSLGCHKAFYSLPRRRPKTACIRTHPDEHEIYDKMCGSSTIITITPITLSVIFFSTFNLIRFFVIF; from the exons ATGAAATCCGCCAAAGTCTTGGTCGCCCTATTCCTATACGGGTGTTTCATGGTTCGGGAATGCATTCAACACGACAATAACGAACCCGTCAAAACGGCtct GCTGCAAACGTGggctgaaaaattatattttgaattgtggAACTGCGGAGAATATATAACGAATCGAAAATCACTGCAAAcc aAATATAACAAGGAATCAAAATTAGAAGCAAGGAATGGGCAAATTTTGGTAGCAAATATTTCGAGTGTTATCAAATCAATGATggataaaaaacaacaatctTTAAAA agaATTTTAGAAAGCGTTGAACAAGTTGCAGTTTCAGCACACGACGATGAACCTCCGGGCAATGATTATAAGATTCGGAattcaaaaccaaaaaaagCTACCCCAGataccaacatattattaaatgatctaAAAGAAAATTCTCATTTTTACAATACGCCTGTAAATACTACTTATAGTTCTGTACACATACCAACTTATGTTTATGACCGGG CCACTGAAGTAATTAAGGCTATCAAATGGTCAGAAAACCTGGATgcgacatttaaaaaaaactacgaaACCGATCCAAGATTATCGTGGCAATATTTTGGTAGTACAACTGGTTTCATGCGACAATTTCCAG CAATGCAATGGCCAGAGGAACCAGAAGATTTGTATGACTGTCGAATGCGACCTTGGTACGTTGAAGCAGCAGCCAGTCCTAAGgatattcttatattagtCGATAATTCTGGGTCAATGATGGGACAAAGTAAAATCATTGCCAGACATgtgataaatacattattggaTACATTATCAGTGAACGACTACGTGAATGTTCTTGTATTTAGTAATGTAACGAATGAAGTAGTGCCATGTTTCAAAGGTTTACTAGTACAA GCCACACTTGCAAATATCCGAGAACTAAAATTAGGCGTAGAAAATATTGCCGATCCAAATAATATCTCAGATTTTAGCGAAGCATTAACCAGGGCGTTCGACACACTGGAAACG tACCGCGAACGAAATATGGGTGCTATGTGTAATCAGGCCATCATGTTGGTTACTGATGGAGTACCAGAAAACTTCtacgaattatttaaatcacatAATTGGAAGAATGGTACAATGGGTATGCCAGTAAGAGTATTTACGTATCTAATTAGTCGAGAACTGCCTGAAATAAGAGACATGCAATGGATGGCTTGTGCGAAtcatg ggtattttgttcatttaagTACGGTAGAAGAAGTTCGAGAACAAGTGGTACACTATTTACCGGTAATGGCTAGACCATTGGTGTTACACCAATCTCATCATCCGGTTATTTGGACGCCGTTATACGCTGACGTTACT GATCCAAAAATGACTGATTATTTGTGGGAAAAAGAAGAATGTCATCAACAGTATAATGATACGATaagctataaaaaaacaaaagacaAATTTTTCTATCCAAAGAATATAGCAAAACGAGAACAAGATCGAAAAAGAAaa gaaTTGGATCAAAATGTAAACGtaaatagacaaaaaaaacacaatttaataacGTCTCTTGCGATGCCAGCATTCGACAAGAAAACTGAAAtg ACAAAAGTGGCCCATTTACTTGGTGTTGTTGGAACTGATGTTCCCGAAGCTGATCTACGAGAAGCAATGTCACCTCACATA TTGGGTGTCAATAACTATGCATTTATCGTTACTAATAACGGTTTTATTGTCACACATCCAGATCTCAGACCAGTT tttggaGATATTTTGAAGCCAAATTACAATAGCATCGATGTGACTGAAGTGGAACTTGTCGAATCCGACAATAACGCAAGGGTATTTGATCGAAGTATACTCACG cttcGTGATTATATCATCAATCAAACAACTGGCGATCGAGAAATCACTGTGAAATATCATTACgacaatata AGACGTGCAACAACAGCAGagagacattattattattcgattgTTGAAGGAACTCCATTTACAGTTGTGGTTGCTTTACAAGAAAAGCACTTCGGTTACAGAGTTAAAATACCAGAAAGATTTCAAACTCTTAATACaacaa gaaCAACCCTTTTGGACCTTTTCAAAGATGATGAGTGGAGAATTCATCCAGAttg gcTGTATTGCAGATATGCATACGATGATGGTGATAATACGTCATTTAAAACTCCAGAAGAtgaacttaaacattttttaaagagaATCAGTAAAACCGATAATTCTTGGAATAAATGGCCTCCTCCGAGATTTTATAGTGAATCATACGACT CAAACGGGTCAATATTGCCCGAAGAAAAATTCGATTGCAAATGTTATT GTGACAAAGAACTTATGCTTAGTTTGATATACGATGCCAACATGACTAAAGGTATTTTTACAGAAGCTAAAAATGATacagataagaaaaaaaa TCCAGCAGCGGTCTTGATGAGTTTATTACCGAG aACCGAATTTGAAAAGAGATTTGGAGTGACATTAGCTTTTGTTGCTACCCATAGTGGTCTCACCAGATGGATGGATTATGAAGATAAACCCAAGACGTCATACAATTCTGATAACCATGAAAATCAACAacc ACATTTCATTGACGAAAATGTTTACTCAATCGAAGAAGTTTGGTATAGAAGGGCTGTcgagtataatatggtaaacgATGAAAGCTATGTATATTCTGTACCATTTGAAAATG aaaatattaaatcaacattGGTAACGGCGAGTCAAGCGGTTTTCGTTACtagtaaagaaaataaaaagaaaggTGCTGCTGCAGTTGTCGGCTATCAATTCAGACACTCGGCTCTTCAAGAATTGTTTTCGAACATTACAAAACAG tgtTACTCAGAAACTGGTTGTACGCCGGCAAAGGACACTTGTCAATCCTTAGAACGGGATTGCTACATACTTGACaataatggttatattatagcatCAGAAAATCCAATGGATACTGGGAAGTTCTTCGGTAAAGTAAAAGGACCAATCATGAATATGATGGTAgaagaaaaaatttacaaaaaaataacaatatttgattatcaAGGAGTATGTTTTAAGCGAGAAAATGAAGATGATTCAAATAGTTCGTCATTTTTGTATact cCGATACATCATATGAAACAATTAATTGGATGGCTAATAGGGCGTGTATTATGGTTGGCCGCTCATTCAAATTTTCAGTGGATGGTGTCTCAGGCTCAAGCCATATTCGAAGACG TTCCAGATTACCAAGAAGATGAAGAAAGTAATTACAGTTCAGATACTATCTCCACTTTTAAGATTGAAGGCGAAAAAGCATTAAAATACGTTAAAATTAATCGAACTCGACCGAAGTCTTGCGATCGTGTCGTCGATTTGTTTACGCTAACTTCGAAAATTCCAGAGAAGGTTGAACGTAAATCTATGTGTGCcag GCCTTATGAATTgcgaaaaataatgaacaccAACCTTATCTTGCTGGTCGTCAACGGACGGTGTCCAGAATCGTCTAAATCCGAAAATTTTGACACCTTACCAGAAGAAGTTATGTATGACGAGTTCAATAATTCGTTGGGTTGTCACAAAGCGTTTTATAGTTTACCACGACGTAGACCTAAAACAGCTTGTATTAGGACACATCCAGAC gagcACGAAATTTATGACAAAATGTGTGGCAGcagtacaataattacaattacacCAATAACTTtgtcagtaatttttttttctacgtttaatttgataaggttttttgtaattttttaa